ACCGGTTCAATCAGGCTGGGTAAACGTTTCGGACATATTGGAAAACTGCATCCCCGAGCGGATTTCTGCAACAATTTTCCCTGGCTTCCCCAAAAATCGGCAGACTGTAAGAACAATGGAATGGTCGGTTTATGGCAATCAAGCTAAAGTGTTACTGGAGAAAGTTCAACGCGCTCCGAAAGCTAAGGAATGAGATAGGATGGGATAGGCTTATTTCCCTGCCTCTGAAGCAAATAGCCGCGGCAAGCTAAAGCAGGGGAAGTGAAGCCGCAATGCAGGAAACGATTCTATTCGTATCTCAGCGCGTCGATCAGATTGAGGTTGGCTGCCTTGCGGGCCGGATACCAGCCAAAAAAGACTCCGATAGCGCAGGAAAATCCCACTGACAGGAGGATCGACCAGGGAGTGACATACACGCTCCAATCCATCGTCTTGCCAAGAAACTCAGCCGCGGACCAGCCCAGGACGATGCCCAGGAGACCACCGAAAATGCTGATGGTGATAGCTTCGATGATGAATTGCAGCAGCACGTCGCGCTTTCCGGCACCGACTGCCATTCGGATCCCGATCTCCTTGATCCTTTCCGTCACGGACACGAGCATGATGTTCATGATCCCGATGCCGCCCACCAATAGCGAAATGCCGGCGATGCTGGCCAGCAGGATGGTCATGGTGTTGGACACCGTATTGGCAGCTTCGGCGATGTCGGTTTGGGAGCTGACGACAAAATCATCGGCGGTGGTGCCGCGATGCCTGCCCTGGAGAAGGTTCGAGATGTCGTTTTGGACCATCGGGATGATGTCTTTGGATTGGGCTGAGACGGCGATGGTCATGAAGCGCCAGCGCGCTCCGATCAAGCGGGTGGCGGTGGTCGTGTAGGGTGCCAGGACAACGTCGTCCTGGTCCGCGCCCATGGAGCTTTGGCCTTTGGATCTGAGCACGCCTTTGACCGTGAAGGGGATGTTGCGGATGCGGATGATCTTGCCGACCGGATCGATCCCCGCGAAGAGGTTGTTAGCGACAGTTTTTCCGATCATGCAAACCTTTGCTCCGCTTTCCACGTCTGAGGAATAGAAAAAGTCGCCTTCTTCCACATCCATGGCCCGGATCTGGAAATAGTCCACATCCACTCCCATGATTCTGCCCCGCCAGTTGTTGCTCCCATGTTTGAGCTGGCCCCAGGTGTTGTAGACCGGCGAAGCGTACAGCACTCCATTCACCTGGGAACGGATGGCGTCAACGTCGCCTTCCTCAAGCGTGTTGCCGCTTCCCGCGGCCTGGCGGGCCGTACTCTGGGTGTTGGTGAAATTGGACATGACCATGATGACATTGGTGCCCATGCTGCTGATCTGGTCGTCCACCACTTTTTTGGCCCCCTGGCCGATGGCGATCATGGTGATCACCGCGGCCACTCCGATGATGATGCCCAGCATGGTGAGGAAGGTGCGGGTTTTATTGCGGGCCAGCGATTTGAGGGCGATACGGATGATTCCCAAAACGGACAATTATTCCTCCTCATCCAGGCGGGGTAGTTTTTTCAGGTCTTCTGAAGCGCTGCGGGGCTTTTGGTTGGCAACATCGGAAATGATCCTGCCATCGCGGAAGGTGATGATACGCCTCGCGTATTGGGAGATGTCGAATTCGTGGGTGACCAGGATTACGGTTTTGCCCTCGGAGTGCAGTTTCTGAAAGAATTCCAACACTTCCACGCTGGTGCGCGTGTCCAGGTTTCCCGTGGGTTCGTCCGCCAGCAGGAATACGGGATCATTGACAATGGCCCGGGCGATGGCCACCCTCTGCTGCTGTCCGCCGGAAAGCTGGTTGGGAAAGTGTTTGGCACGATCGCCCAGGCCCACTGTGTCCAAAGCCCGCAGCGACCTTTCATGGCGTTCCTTGAGGTGGACGTCCTTGCAGTAGAGAAGGGGCAGTTCCACATTCTCCAAGGCCGTGGTGCGGGGCAGCAGGTAAAATGATTGGAACACATATCCTATCTTGCGGTTGCGCACTTGGGTGATCTGGGCCTCATCCATCTCGTGGACGTCCGTCCCGTCCAGCCTGTAGGAGCCGGATGTGGGCTTGTCCAGACAGCCGACCAGATTCATGAAAGTGGTTTTGCCTGATCCGCTGGCGCCCATAATGGCTATGAATTCGCCCTGGCGGATGTCCAGATCGATGCCGCGCAGGGCGTGAACCTGGATGTCGCCCATCAGATAGGTCTTGGTGAGCCCCCGGGTGCAGATCAGGATATTGCCCATGCTCAGAATCTCATGCCGGGCCCGCTTTGTATGGCTCGGTTTCCGGTAACCTGGGAAGCTTCTTTGTATTCGACTCCCGTGATGATAACTGTGTCTGGGTCAAGCTCGCTAAGGACCTCAATGTAGGCCCCGTCGGAGACCCCGGTGCGCACCATGATCAGTTCGGGTGTTTTTCCTTTCAGGACCCAGATCATGGAACTGCCCATCCTGCCGTTGCCGCTATTGGCCGCCATCCCTCTTTGCCCCATGCTTCTCTGGCCGGGAGCCCTGACGGCAGCGCTGTCCTTGGGCGCGCCTGTTTTTCCTGGGGGAGTCTGGGCCTGAGCTTTTTCCCCTGGATTGCCTGATGGGGGATTTTGGCTGGCCATAGCAGTTTCGATCGCTTTCTTGCGAGCGCTGGCGATCAGATCGTCCTCCCATTTCAGGCCAAAAAGCTTCCAGAGTTCCTTGTTGGGAGTGAAGCGGGTGGCCATTTCCGGGATGCGGAGGGCGTTTTCCTTGGCTTGGATGATGATGGTGACGTTGGTGGTCATGCCCGGCAAGAGCTTGTGCTCCGGATTGGCGGCGTCGATGATCACGCTGTAACTCACCACGTTCTGTTCGGTGATGGGGTTGAGGCGGATCTGTTGCACCGAGCCGGAGAATCTTTCCCCGGCATAGGCGTCCACGGTGAATTCCACGGGCAATTTTTCCCTGATTTTGCCGATGTCCGCTTCGTCCACATTGGCTGTGATCTGCATCTGGTCCAGGTTGTTGGCGATCTTGAACAGAGTGGGCGAACTCATGCTCGCGGCCACGGTCTGGCCTTCATCGACGCTGCGGGCCACCACCACTCCGTCGATGGGAGAGGTGATGTAGGCGTTTTGGAGGTTCTTCTGGGCACGCTGCAAGTTCAGTTGGGCGTTGGCGAGGTTTTGCTGGGCCTGCTTGTAGGCATAATCCGCTTTCCTCATGTCATATTCGGCGGTCATGTCCCGGTCGTAAAGGTCTTTGCTGATGTCATATTCCAGCTTGGCCTGGTCTCTGGAGATGGTGGCCTTGTTCACTTCGGCCCTGGCGGATTCGAGGTTCGCGGAGAGGATCTCGGTATCCAGTTTGGCCAGCAGTTCGCCTTTGCGCACCTTGTCATTGAAATCTTTGTGGAGTTTTTCGATCTTGCCGGAGACCTCTGTTCCCACTTCCACCAAGACATAGGGATTGAGCGAACCGGTGGCGGTCACAACCTCGCGGATAGTGCCGCTGGAGGGATTGTCTGTCCTCCATTCCGGCCTGGACCTATGTTTTTTGACCTGGTTGTAGGCCAGCAGGGCAGCGATTATGAGCGCGGCGATGACGATGAATTTCAGATATTTCTTCATGATTCGGTTTCCTTGCCGGGCATTACCATTTGCCCAGGATCTTCAAGGACAGCAGATGGTTGATCGCTTCCTGTTTGGCGAGGATCTGATAGCGGTTGTTGTTGTAGGCGATATCGGCGTCGATGTAGTCGGTGCGGGTCTTGTCCAGTTCCAAGAGCTCGATCAGGCCGAGGCGGTAGCGCTCTTCGGCGATCCGGATCTGGTTGCTGGATTGTTCCAGTTTTTCCAAGAGGAGCTCATCCAGGCGCAGCAGATATTGCAGTTCCTGATCCATGATCTGGTGTTGGCGCGCGTTTTGGTCGATCTGGTCTTGCAGGTCAAGTTCGGCCAGGCGCAGGCTGAAATCGGAGCGTTTGATCACTTGGTTTTGCTTGAAATGGTTCCACAGCGAATAGCTGAGATTGAGCGACACCGTGTGCGAGGTGTTGTAGTGGTCAAAGTCAAAGTCCTGTCCGCCGAGGTTGCGGGAATAGTTATAGGCCAGGTTCACCCGCGGAAAGTAGTCCAGCCAATTCTGCCTGCGGCTGAGTTCGCCGCGCTGGATGTCGGCCTCCAGAAGCTTGAGACCCAGGCTTTGTTCGGTCGAAAAAGGCGGAACGCTGAAATCCGGGTCATAATCCAGGTCGGTCAGTTCATGGCCCCCGTCTTCCATCCGCACCAGGCCGAAAAGTTCCCTGCGCTTGGTGCTGATCGTGTTTTCCAATTGGATGATGGCGATGCGGGAATTCATCACGGCGATCTCGCTCTGCTTGACGTCGAAGGAGGTGTTCTTGCCCAGTTGGTTGAGCACCTTGCTCTGTTCCCAAACCCGGGTCTGGATCTCCAGGTTCCTGGCCAGGGAGGCGAGTTGTTTCTGCGCGGCCAAAACATCCAGATAGGCCGAGAAAACCCTGTAGGCATAGTTGCTGGCGCTGTTTTCCAAAACCATCCGCGCTTTCTTCTCATCCAGCTTGGCATATTTGTAGTTGAACCACGAAGGGTCATTGAGGCTGATGGTTTTGCTGATCGTGAACCCGGCGCTGCTGCTCAGGTCCGAAACGGCCGGCGCGGCTTGATTGTAAAGGTCGTTCTCGACCCTCAGGCCCAGGCTGGCATCCGGCAGCAGGTTCCATTTGGCGGAAC
The DNA window shown above is from Candidatus Syntrophosphaera sp. and carries:
- a CDS encoding ABC transporter permease, whose protein sequence is MSVLGIIRIALKSLARNKTRTFLTMLGIIIGVAAVITMIAIGQGAKKVVDDQISSMGTNVIMVMSNFTNTQSTARQAAGSGNTLEEGDVDAIRSQVNGVLYASPVYNTWGQLKHGSNNWRGRIMGVDVDYFQIRAMDVEEGDFFYSSDVESGAKVCMIGKTVANNLFAGIDPVGKIIRIRNIPFTVKGVLRSKGQSSMGADQDDVVLAPYTTTATRLIGARWRFMTIAVSAQSKDIIPMVQNDISNLLQGRHRGTTADDFVVSSQTDIAEAANTVSNTMTILLASIAGISLLVGGIGIMNIMLVSVTERIKEIGIRMAVGAGKRDVLLQFIIEAITISIFGGLLGIVLGWSAAEFLGKTMDWSVYVTPWSILLSVGFSCAIGVFFGWYPARKAANLNLIDALRYE
- a CDS encoding ABC transporter ATP-binding protein, with product MGNILICTRGLTKTYLMGDIQVHALRGIDLDIRQGEFIAIMGASGSGKTTFMNLVGCLDKPTSGSYRLDGTDVHEMDEAQITQVRNRKIGYVFQSFYLLPRTTALENVELPLLYCKDVHLKERHERSLRALDTVGLGDRAKHFPNQLSGGQQQRVAIARAIVNDPVFLLADEPTGNLDTRTSVEVLEFFQKLHSEGKTVILVTHEFDISQYARRIITFRDGRIISDVANQKPRSASEDLKKLPRLDEEE
- a CDS encoding efflux RND transporter periplasmic adaptor subunit: MKKYLKFIVIAALIIAALLAYNQVKKHRSRPEWRTDNPSSGTIREVVTATGSLNPYVLVEVGTEVSGKIEKLHKDFNDKVRKGELLAKLDTEILSANLESARAEVNKATISRDQAKLEYDISKDLYDRDMTAEYDMRKADYAYKQAQQNLANAQLNLQRAQKNLQNAYITSPIDGVVVARSVDEGQTVAASMSSPTLFKIANNLDQMQITANVDEADIGKIREKLPVEFTVDAYAGERFSGSVQQIRLNPITEQNVVSYSVIIDAANPEHKLLPGMTTNVTIIIQAKENALRIPEMATRFTPNKELWKLFGLKWEDDLIASARKKAIETAMASQNPPSGNPGEKAQAQTPPGKTGAPKDSAAVRAPGQRSMGQRGMAANSGNGRMGSSMIWVLKGKTPELIMVRTGVSDGAYIEVLSELDPDTVIITGVEYKEASQVTGNRAIQSGPGMRF
- a CDS encoding TolC family protein, with translation MKRLTLLALFLPVALLAQQYTVDDLIGYGLQNSWSMQKSELGYLSSSSNLSSAKWNLLPDASLGLRVENDLYNQAAPAVSDLSSSAGFTISKTISLNDPSWFNYKYAKLDEKKARMVLENSASNYAYRVFSAYLDVLAAQKQLASLARNLEIQTRVWEQSKVLNQLGKNTSFDVKQSEIAVMNSRIAIIQLENTISTKRRELFGLVRMEDGGHELTDLDYDPDFSVPPFSTEQSLGLKLLEADIQRGELSRRQNWLDYFPRVNLAYNYSRNLGGQDFDFDHYNTSHTVSLNLSYSLWNHFKQNQVIKRSDFSLRLAELDLQDQIDQNARQHQIMDQELQYLLRLDELLLEKLEQSSNQIRIAEERYRLGLIELLELDKTRTDYIDADIAYNNNRYQILAKQEAINHLLSLKILGKW